The window CAAGAGGCAATTTGGGATATCACCCTTGGAATACCGGAGGTCAAAAAGATTAGATAAAATAAGCCGGTGAAGAATCCTCTCTCACCGGCTTATATCTCAAAATATTACTGTTCACATTACCTGTGTATACTAACCCAGAATACTATATTCACAGACACAAGGGCCTAAGTCTGCCATCTGCTTGTGCTATTGATTCGGATCCTCCAATATATCCAGCAGCTCTCCTACATTTTTCTTACCGAAGAAAACCTGTTCCTTATTCACTACCATACAGGGAACGCTCATAATCTGATACTTTTCTTTCAGCTCCGGATAGTGTGACAGATCATACACTTCCGCCCTCACCCTGTCAGACAATGCTGCGATCTTCTGTGCCGCCATCACAAGTTCCGGGCACATGGTACAGGACAGGGAAACCATGATTTCAATATCTGTCTGTCTGGAAATTCTCCCAATTCTCTCTTTTTCTTCCTGGGTGACGGCTGTTCCGGGACCGGCTGCATTGTACAGTCCGATTACAAAAGAATTAATCTCATGTCCTCCGGGAACTCCATGGAACACCATTCCCGAGGGCGTTCCATCTGCCTTAATAATTTCCATAGACGGAAGATATTCTGGCCTGTCTCCTTCTGCTTTTTCCCAGAACACTTTGTCTGTCATCTCGGAGAACTCCTTCAAAAATACTTCCACTTCACGGGAAACCCCATCCTCTCCCAGCCACGCCCGGATGCACACCGGATGCGCAAATTTGTCAAATACCGGGATAAGCTGGGTTCTGATGGCTTCATCCAAAAACCTTGCGCCACCAGTATTCTGCGCCGGGTTCTGGCTGTCTGCCAGGCGATTCCCCGCAGCATCCGCACTGTCCTTACCGCCTGCCCCATGATTGGGGACGGCCTCTGCACCGCTCCAGCTATTTTCTTTTACAACAGATACGTCAAATTCCGGGATTTCCAGTTTGCTGTGCAGTTCTGTCACATCCTTTTCCAACGAGGTTGCCGCCACGGCTCCGTCCGCAACAGCCGTGACCACCTGCCGGAGATTTTTCACGCATACATCTCCTGCCGCATACACTCCCGCAAGATTCGTTTTCTGATTGGCGTCTGTTATAATATATCCATGCTCATCCAATTCCAGTATTTCCGGCAGCCACCGGGTGTTCGGTTCATATCCGGCAAATACAAATACTCCGAATCCACCGTCCTTCTCTGCAAGATATTCCCATGTCTCTCCTGCTGCCTTATCCAAAAACACAGCTTTTTCCATCACCTGGCCGCCCTTAACACCCTTTAATTCTGTAGAGAACCGGACAGATATTTTTTCATTTCCTTTTAGCTTATCAGACACCGTCCTGGCGCACCCAAACTGCTCTGAACGCACGATAATCGTTACATGCTTCGCGTATTTCGTGAGGAAAAGCCCTTCTTCCACAGCCGCAAATCCCCCGCCTATGACAAATACGTTCATCCCGGTAAAAAATTCTCCGTCACAAGTTGCACAATAGGCAACCCCCCGGCCTCTAAAAGTATCTTCTCCCTGAAACCCCAGCTTCCTGGGATTTGCCCCCACTGCAAGAATAACGCCAAGAGCTTTATAATCCCCCTTGTTCGTGTGAAGAACTTTTACATCCTGCGCAAGCTCCATATCCGTCACCTCCGCGATGACAAACTCTGCGCCAAAATTTTCCGCCTGTCTTCTCATACTGTCTGTCAGGCTTTTCCCGCTTGCAAGCTCGACCCCCGGATAATTCACCACCTCTGTTGTGATGGT of the Luxibacter massiliensis genome contains:
- a CDS encoding FAD-dependent oxidoreductase, producing MGGYEKFYDLIIVGAGPAGLSAAIYMARAKYKVLVLEKDKTGGQITITTEVVNYPGVELASGKSLTDSMRRQAENFGAEFVIAEVTDMELAQDVKVLHTNKGDYKALGVILAVGANPRKLGFQGEDTFRGRGVAYCATCDGEFFTGMNVFVIGGGFAAVEEGLFLTKYAKHVTIIVRSEQFGCARTVSDKLKGNEKISVRFSTELKGVKGGQVMEKAVFLDKAAGETWEYLAEKDGGFGVFVFAGYEPNTRWLPEILELDEHGYIITDANQKTNLAGVYAAGDVCVKNLRQVVTAVADGAVAATSLEKDVTELHSKLEIPEFDVSVVKENSWSGAEAVPNHGAGGKDSADAAGNRLADSQNPAQNTGGARFLDEAIRTQLIPVFDKFAHPVCIRAWLGEDGVSREVEVFLKEFSEMTDKVFWEKAEGDRPEYLPSMEIIKADGTPSGMVFHGVPGGHEINSFVIGLYNAAGPGTAVTQEEKERIGRISRQTDIEIMVSLSCTMCPELVMAAQKIAALSDRVRAEVYDLSHYPELKEKYQIMSVPCMVVNKEQVFFGKKNVGELLDILEDPNQ